GAAAACATTTTAGGTAAGTACCCTTTTTCTACTTCGTTTCTTACACCATGAATAGATTGATGATTCCAACCACCTCCGGGAACGATCAACAAATCCGGCCTATTACTAATTCGTAAATGCTCTTCTACAAAAACTTGCACACCATAAGACGCTTTTAATTGTAAACTACGACCACTGCCTACTAACTGAACATGAAACGGTGCTCCATTTTCCTTAGCTCTATTTAAAACTTCATATGGAGCCAAAGCAACCATTTCGCCAAATCCCTCAAACAAAACTATTTGGATGTTCATTTATTTTAATCCCCCGTTTTTTTTAACTTTTTTTCAAAACATAAACTTGACTTACTGTATATATATTCTCCAAAAGCTTCGATCTCATTGTAACCATGCCTTTTATACAAACTAATAGCTTCTGACTGTTTAACTCCTGTTTCTAATTTGATAACTTCATATTGAAGTTCTTTCGCTTTGCCTTCTAAAAAATTTAATAATTTTGAGGCAATTCCTTTATTGCGATATGATGGATCTACGTAAAAGCGTTTTAGCTCTAAAACTTTCTTTTCAAGGGGGCGAATAGCACCACACCCAACAGGGATATGATCATAATATGCGATTGAAAAAATCGTTTCAGATATATTAGGTTTTTCAAAATCAATTGTAAAGATTGCTTCAGGTGGATATTTCTTTGATAGTTCTGAATCTAATTTTGAAATTAATAGTTGTAAATCGGGATGATTTGGTTCAACAATTTCTACTTTGATTTGTTCCATTAAATTTCACTCCTAATTGGAAAATTATTATTTATATTATCATCTAATATCTTTTATCAAAATGTTTCAAAAAGCATCGTCCTTAATTTCGTTTTTTAATAAAATCAAATATTTGTTGATAATAACCTCCACTATCATTTAAAATATGTTTTTTATAAACTACTCTTTCCTTGCATTCGTTTTTGTTATTTATTTCTATTGCTTTTATCTCACTTAAATGACCTTCAAATAGTTCGATCACTTCATCTAGTTTTATTTTAAAAATGCTAGCAACTTCCTCTTGCTGGAGTTTAAATTTTGGAATTATATCTGCTTCATATAAATATACATGACAAAACTCTCTATCAATGATGGCTTCTGTTCTTATTTCTTCTTTAATGATGCCAATTGAAATTAATTCCTCAAATTTCACTTTCAATCCCAATTCTTCTTCTACTTCTCTTACACCATCTTTAATAGTTTCACTTGCAAGTAAATGACCTGCTGAAGTAATATCCAAAAAATTAGGATAATCCGCTTTACACGAAGCTCTTTTTTGAAATAATAAAAATGTATCTTCTTCCTCTCTCACTGTGATCCAACAATGAAAAGTTTCGTGCCAGTATCCTTTTTTATGTACTTTATCTCTAGGTTGTTTACCTATCAAATTCATATCTTCATCAAAAATATGCAGTAATTCCAACATGTTCTCACCCTTCACCGAAAAATGATTCTCATCTACGAACATATGTGATTCACCTTTAATTATATAATAAAGCTCATCTTCT
The window above is part of the Chengkuizengella sediminis genome. Proteins encoded here:
- a CDS encoding NUDIX hydrolase — its product is MIVGTYELNDGKVYTQKPHTEDELYYIIKGESHMFVDENHFSVKGENMLELLHIFDEDMNLIGKQPRDKVHKKGYWHETFHCWITVREEEDTFLLFQKRASCKADYPNFLDITSAGHLLASETIKDGVREVEEELGLKVKFEELISIGIIKEEIRTEAIIDREFCHVYLYEADIIPKFKLQQEEVASIFKIKLDEVIELFEGHLSEIKAIEINNKNECKERVVYKKHILNDSGGYYQQIFDFIKKRN
- a CDS encoding GNAT family N-acetyltransferase; amino-acid sequence: MEQIKVEIVEPNHPDLQLLISKLDSELSKKYPPEAIFTIDFEKPNISETIFSIAYYDHIPVGCGAIRPLEKKVLELKRFYVDPSYRNKGIASKLLNFLEGKAKELQYEVIKLETGVKQSEAISLYKRHGYNEIEAFGEYIYSKSSLCFEKKLKKTGD